In Firmicutes bacterium ASF500, a single genomic region encodes these proteins:
- the rcsC_6 gene encoding Sensor histidine kinase RcsC — translation MRHIKNSARGSWQILWLLLLLVGLASFGLVNSRNLLLNNARTLGSNLVSSYSNDEDSQLHEYDRILTMAMYYLEDMGSEGVDNTRLREWLTDYFSKSASLLQADSLDIYAVLDGQVVSAGGLRDADYDYESQSWYQLAMDAQGKVIFTDAYTSDLYGGQPVVTVAVSAAGSPNAVAFDVPVSSFRAGHTVQDLPEGGAYYVLDTQGFLLYYNIPFTATEEELQVYTEDLFERINRGELDGEDNEIVGMQKLKRGLYYQHAANGWLCILTVPYQTLLQGVQDILIWYVLGLGLFLAVAFGMWLRDRRLSHKAQRAAETVQVLGNMYYALYRINVVNGTYELATGSDLVQQELASPTGDYSDLMRAIISSLDEWTGADFSESFSLERVRQLVEQQVGDYGGEFLRKINGEQRWISVRLLTDAQEIPNEAVLCFRDVEKEKEEQQQQVRLLKGALSAAEQSERSQKQFFSVMSHDMRTPLNIIIGMTNLALQPDCEINKIRDYLNKIGGASQQLLALINDLLEISRLEQGNVSMEIKSFDLQDSMETWASPFLAQASADGKAFSLSIDIKDRNIKGDPARLGQIINNLVSNAMKFTRSGDSITVTLRQMDEGRRNNYLFTVADTGAGMSEDFLPKLFEPYEREVRFGAKTVMGTGLGMPIVKNLVSRMGGQITVNSALGKGTTFSVTLPFDVGEAPQPAAETLPTAQVQLANRQILLAEDNFLNMEIATELLQIRGAKVTPAENGREALEAFQNAPHYFFDAILMDMQMPEMDGCQAAEAIRALDRPDAGSTPIIALTANAFAEDISRTAQAGMNAHLAKPIHIEQLCAVLTKLMSEQDEARGKKPMEGK, via the coding sequence ATGCGCCACATCAAAAACAGCGCCCGCGGCAGCTGGCAGATTCTCTGGCTGCTCCTGCTGCTGGTTGGGCTGGCCAGCTTTGGTCTTGTGAACAGCCGGAACCTGCTTCTGAACAACGCCCGTACGCTGGGCTCCAACCTGGTCTCCAGCTATTCCAACGACGAGGACAGCCAGCTCCACGAATACGACCGCATTCTCACCATGGCGATGTACTACCTTGAGGACATGGGCAGCGAGGGTGTGGACAACACGCGGCTCCGGGAGTGGCTGACGGACTATTTCAGCAAGAGCGCCTCCCTGCTCCAGGCCGACAGTCTGGATATCTACGCCGTGCTGGACGGACAGGTCGTCTCCGCCGGCGGGCTCCGGGACGCGGACTATGACTACGAGAGCCAGTCCTGGTATCAGCTGGCCATGGATGCCCAGGGAAAGGTGATTTTTACCGACGCCTATACCAGCGACCTTTACGGCGGACAGCCGGTGGTTACGGTGGCGGTCTCCGCCGCCGGAAGCCCCAATGCCGTCGCCTTTGACGTGCCGGTAAGCAGCTTCCGGGCGGGCCACACCGTCCAGGACCTGCCCGAGGGGGGCGCCTATTACGTTCTGGACACCCAGGGCTTCCTGCTCTACTATAACATCCCCTTCACCGCCACCGAGGAGGAGCTTCAGGTCTATACCGAGGACCTGTTCGAACGGATCAACCGGGGCGAGCTGGACGGCGAGGACAACGAGATTGTCGGAATGCAGAAGCTCAAGCGGGGACTGTATTATCAGCACGCCGCCAACGGCTGGCTGTGTATCCTCACCGTCCCCTATCAGACCCTTTTACAGGGCGTACAGGACATTTTGATCTGGTACGTCCTGGGTCTGGGCCTGTTTCTGGCCGTGGCCTTCGGTATGTGGCTGCGGGACCGCAGGCTCAGCCACAAGGCTCAGCGGGCCGCCGAGACGGTCCAGGTGCTGGGCAATATGTACTATGCCCTGTACCGGATCAATGTGGTGAACGGAACCTATGAGCTAGCCACAGGCTCCGACCTGGTCCAACAGGAGCTGGCCAGCCCGACGGGAGACTACAGCGACCTGATGCGGGCCATTATCTCCAGCCTGGACGAGTGGACCGGCGCCGACTTCTCCGAAAGCTTCTCCCTGGAGCGCGTCCGTCAGCTGGTGGAACAGCAGGTGGGCGACTACGGCGGCGAGTTTCTCCGTAAAATCAACGGCGAGCAGCGCTGGATCAGCGTCCGCCTGCTCACCGACGCCCAGGAGATCCCCAACGAGGCCGTCCTCTGCTTCCGCGACGTGGAGAAGGAGAAGGAGGAACAGCAGCAGCAGGTCCGCCTGCTCAAGGGGGCTCTGTCCGCCGCCGAGCAGAGCGAACGGTCTCAGAAGCAGTTCTTCTCCGTCATGAGCCACGACATGCGCACCCCCCTGAACATCATCATCGGTATGACCAATCTGGCCCTCCAGCCCGACTGCGAAATCAATAAAATTCGGGACTATCTCAACAAAATCGGCGGGGCAAGCCAGCAGCTGCTCGCCCTGATTAACGACCTTCTGGAAATTTCCCGTCTGGAGCAGGGAAACGTCTCCATGGAGATCAAGTCCTTCGACCTCCAGGATTCCATGGAGACCTGGGCCTCCCCGTTCCTGGCCCAGGCCTCGGCCGACGGGAAGGCCTTTTCCCTGTCCATCGACATCAAGGACCGGAATATCAAGGGCGACCCCGCCCGGCTGGGCCAGATCATCAACAACCTGGTATCCAACGCCATGAAGTTTACCCGGAGCGGGGACAGCATCACCGTCACCCTGCGCCAGATGGACGAGGGCCGGCGGAACAACTATCTCTTCACTGTGGCGGACACCGGCGCCGGCATGTCCGAGGACTTCCTGCCCAAGCTTTTCGAGCCCTATGAGCGGGAGGTTCGGTTCGGTGCGAAGACCGTTATGGGGACGGGGCTGGGTATGCCCATTGTGAAAAACCTGGTCAGCCGCATGGGCGGACAGATCACGGTAAACAGCGCCCTGGGCAAGGGCACCACCTTCTCCGTCACCCTGCCCTTCGACGTGGGGGAGGCCCCCCAGCCCGCTGCGGAAACCCTGCCCACCGCTCAGGTTCAGCTGGCAAACCGGCAGATTCTTCTGGCCGAGGACAATTTCCTCAACATGGAGATCGCCACCGAGCTGCTCCAGATACGGGGGGCCAAGGTGACTCCGGCGGAAAATGGCCGGGAGGCCCTGGAGGCCTTCCAGAACGCCCCCCACTACTTCTTTGACGCTATTTTGATGGATATGCAGATGCCCGAGATGGACGGCTGCCAGGCTGCGGAGGCCATTCGAGCCCTGGACCGCCCCGACGCCGGAAGCACCCCTATCATCGCGCTGACCGCCAACGCCTTCGCGGAGGACATCAGCCGCACCGCCCAGGCGGGCATGAACGCCCACTTGGCAAAGCCCATTCATATTGAACAGCTCTGCGCGGTATTGACCAAGCTGATGTCTGAGCAGGACGAGGCCCGCGGAAAGAAACCAATGGAAGGGAAGTAA
- the rcsC_7 gene encoding Sensor histidine kinase RcsC: MVPSDKQRYTILVADDSEMNRSILRSMLEESYDIIEAEDGLQAVALLQQMEQEISLVLLDIVMPNMDGFDVLSAMNKYEWITSVPVIMISAENTREFIERAYDMGVTDYISRPFDMMVVRRRVINTLMLYAKQRRLANMVNEQIYQKEKVNNLMISILSHIVEFRNEESGLHVLHIQTMTELLLKSLMRKTDKYKLDRETINLISNASTLHDVGKIGIPVEILNKPGKFTPEEFAIMKGHSQMGAEMMKGVPFQDEPLVRYAYEICRWHHERYDGRGYPDGLVGEDIPISAQVVALADVYDALTSERVYKPAHSHEKALSMILNGECGTFQPLLLECLVESSDIIQREMAVDTVARGDQRIIENTATELAQYEELSSADRTLHILEYERCKYRFFMDMSKDILFEYTCDPPMLALSPWGARRLGLEESIVDPHIGDRLQDQIGPQELRDLLRHTTPEEPIVEYRCQARLDGQNRPVRITSRAMWSSDEPPQYTGAIGKVAECEEEEGAS; encoded by the coding sequence TTGGTTCCAAGTGATAAACAGCGATACACCATTCTGGTCGCCGACGACTCAGAAATGAACCGTTCCATCCTCCGCTCCATGCTGGAGGAGTCCTACGACATCATCGAGGCGGAGGATGGACTTCAGGCGGTGGCCCTGCTCCAGCAGATGGAGCAGGAAATCTCCCTGGTCCTTCTGGACATTGTGATGCCCAACATGGACGGCTTCGACGTGCTGTCCGCCATGAACAAGTACGAATGGATCACCAGCGTGCCCGTCATCATGATCTCGGCGGAAAATACCCGGGAGTTCATCGAGCGGGCCTATGACATGGGGGTTACCGACTACATCAGCCGCCCCTTTGACATGATGGTGGTCCGCCGCCGTGTCATCAATACCCTGATGCTCTACGCCAAGCAGCGCCGCCTGGCCAATATGGTCAATGAGCAGATCTATCAGAAGGAGAAGGTCAACAATCTGATGATCTCCATCCTCAGCCACATTGTGGAATTCCGCAATGAGGAGAGCGGCCTGCACGTCCTGCACATCCAGACCATGACCGAGCTGCTTTTGAAGAGCCTGATGCGCAAGACCGACAAATACAAGCTGGACCGGGAGACCATCAACCTGATCAGCAACGCCTCCACCCTCCACGACGTGGGCAAGATCGGCATTCCCGTCGAGATCCTGAACAAACCGGGCAAGTTTACCCCCGAGGAATTTGCCATTATGAAGGGCCACTCCCAGATGGGAGCGGAGATGATGAAGGGGGTCCCCTTCCAGGATGAGCCCCTGGTCCGGTACGCCTATGAGATCTGCCGCTGGCACCACGAGCGGTACGACGGCCGGGGCTATCCCGACGGCCTGGTGGGGGAGGATATCCCCATCTCCGCCCAGGTGGTCGCCTTGGCCGACGTGTACGACGCCCTGACCAGCGAGCGGGTCTATAAGCCCGCCCACTCCCACGAAAAGGCCCTGTCCATGATCCTCAACGGCGAGTGCGGCACCTTCCAGCCCCTGCTGCTGGAGTGCCTGGTGGAGAGCAGCGACATCATCCAGCGGGAGATGGCGGTGGACACCGTGGCCCGGGGCGACCAGCGGATCATCGAAAACACCGCCACCGAGCTGGCCCAGTATGAGGAGCTGTCCAGCGCCGACCGCACCCTCCACATCCTGGAGTACGAGCGGTGTAAATACCGCTTCTTCATGGATATGTCCAAGGACATTCTATTTGAGTATACCTGCGATCCTCCCATGCTGGCCCTCTCCCCTTGGGGCGCGCGGCGGCTGGGACTGGAGGAGAGCATTGTAGATCCCCATATCGGCGACCGGCTCCAGGATCAGATCGGCCCCCAGGAGCTGAGAGACCTTCTGCGGCACACTACCCCGGAGGAGCCCATAGTGGAGTACCGCTGTCAGGCCCGTCTGGATGGTCAAAACCGGCCCGTCCGCATTACCAGCCGGGCTATGTGGTCCTCGGACGAGCCGCCCCAGTATACCGGCGCCATTGGAAAGGTCGCCGAGTGTGAAGAGGAGGAGGGTGCGTCATGA
- the ttdA gene encoding L(+)-tartrate dehydratase subunit alpha: protein MRTISAARITETAARLCVQANTRLPGDVSAALEACRRSEPWPLAQETLGLLEDNLSLARERDLPICQDTGMACVFVELGQEVHIDGNFEEAIHQGVRQGYGEGFLRKSIVADPLRRINTEDNTPASITVRIVPGDRCALTVAPKGFGSENMSRLAMLKPADGVEGVKRFVVDTVRLAGPNPCPPTVLGIGIGGSFDKVAALAKHALLRPLDQPHPDPFYAALEAELLEEINALGIGPQGFGGRTTCLGLAIETAPSHVAGLPVAVNVSCHVTRRATEVL, encoded by the coding sequence ATGCGAACCATTTCCGCCGCCCGAATCACCGAGACGGCCGCCCGGCTGTGCGTCCAGGCCAACACCCGCCTGCCCGGCGACGTGTCCGCCGCCCTGGAAGCCTGCCGCCGGTCCGAGCCCTGGCCCCTGGCCCAGGAGACCCTGGGCCTTCTGGAGGATAACCTGTCCCTGGCCCGGGAGCGGGACCTGCCCATCTGTCAGGACACGGGGATGGCCTGCGTCTTTGTGGAGCTGGGTCAGGAGGTCCACATCGACGGAAATTTCGAGGAGGCCATTCATCAGGGGGTCCGCCAGGGCTACGGCGAGGGCTTTTTGCGAAAATCCATCGTGGCCGACCCCCTGCGGAGGATCAACACAGAGGATAACACCCCGGCCTCTATTACTGTCCGTATCGTCCCTGGGGACCGCTGCGCCCTCACCGTGGCCCCCAAGGGCTTTGGCTCGGAGAATATGAGCCGGCTGGCTATGCTCAAGCCCGCCGACGGGGTGGAGGGCGTCAAACGGTTTGTGGTGGACACCGTCCGGCTGGCCGGACCCAACCCCTGCCCCCCCACCGTGCTGGGCATCGGCATCGGCGGCTCCTTCGACAAGGTGGCCGCTTTGGCTAAGCACGCCCTGCTCCGGCCACTGGACCAGCCCCACCCCGACCCCTTCTACGCCGCTCTGGAGGCGGAGCTGCTGGAGGAGATCAACGCCTTGGGCATCGGCCCCCAGGGCTTCGGCGGAAGGACCACCTGTCTGGGCCTGGCTATTGAGACCGCTCCCAGCCATGTGGCCGGCCTGCCTGTGGCGGTGAACGTGAGCTGTCACGTCACCAGAAGAGCGACGGAGGTGCTGTGA
- the fumB gene encoding Fumarate hydratase class I, anaerobic, protein MQHKLTTPVTREDLAPLKAGDTVLLSGVVYTARDAAHKRMMELLDQGKPLPFPVEGSALYYVGPTPERPGEVIGSAGPTTSGRMDAYSPRLLDLGQAIMIGKGARNGAVKEAIVRNGGVYLAALGGAGALMSASVKALEVICWEDLGCEAVRRLEVADMPLTVILDAHGGDLYESGPAAYLSGQES, encoded by the coding sequence ATGCAACATAAATTGACCACTCCCGTCACCCGGGAGGATTTGGCCCCCTTGAAGGCGGGGGACACGGTGCTGCTGTCCGGGGTGGTGTACACCGCCCGGGACGCCGCCCACAAGCGGATGATGGAGCTGCTGGACCAGGGGAAGCCCCTGCCCTTCCCGGTGGAGGGCTCGGCGCTGTACTATGTGGGCCCCACCCCGGAGCGTCCGGGGGAGGTGATCGGCTCCGCCGGGCCCACCACCAGCGGGCGGATGGACGCCTACTCCCCCCGGCTGCTGGACCTGGGCCAGGCCATTATGATCGGCAAGGGAGCCCGAAACGGAGCCGTCAAGGAGGCCATTGTGAGAAACGGCGGGGTCTATCTGGCGGCGTTAGGGGGCGCGGGGGCTTTGATGTCGGCCAGCGTCAAGGCGCTGGAGGTCATCTGCTGGGAGGACCTGGGCTGTGAGGCGGTGCGCCGCCTGGAGGTGGCGGACATGCCCCTCACCGTCATCCTGGACGCCCACGGCGGCGACCTCTACGAGAGCGGCCCGGCGGCATACCTGAGCGGCCAAGAAAGCTAG